A genomic stretch from Empedobacter stercoris includes:
- a CDS encoding START-like domain-containing protein: MPKKKYQVEFSIKSSPSLLYNYISNPSGLSEWFADNVNSRGEKYTFIWDGHEESAFLMKSKQDSYVRFQWEYDEDTKYFFELTIVEDDLTNDVSLVITDFADEDEVEESKQLWESQIEDLKKILGSV; this comes from the coding sequence ATGCCAAAAAAGAAATATCAAGTAGAATTTTCAATTAAGTCTTCACCGTCTTTGTTATATAACTATATTTCAAACCCTTCTGGTTTGTCTGAGTGGTTTGCAGATAACGTAAATTCTCGTGGAGAAAAATATACTTTTATTTGGGACGGACACGAAGAATCTGCTTTTTTGATGAAATCTAAGCAAGATAGTTATGTACGTTTTCAATGGGAATATGATGAAGACACAAAGTATTTCTTCGAATTAACAATTGTAGAAGACGATTTAACAAATGATGTATCATTAGTAATCACAGATTTCGCAGATGAAGATGAGGTTGAAGAATCAAAACAATTGTGGGAAAGTCAAATTGAAGACCTTAAAAAAATCTTAGGATCTGTTTAA
- a CDS encoding aminotransferase class IV translates to MKINLGGLIIEQANAEISIQNRAFRNGDAVKEILRFVNGEIIDWEDHYFNLMASMRIYRMNIPLDFTPEFFQEQINLIAEANQTKSGKVEFFAFRNNEEDYLKASINYLISIENSEQDWEFLQSENEIDVYKDYAINTAFYSLVNTYRPEENIAEIYRLENDYADIILLNANKKMARSLRGAIFVVNGETIRTPKKEEGVITSVLRNNFITKINKSEEFKVEESEIFPFEIQKAEEVFILIDGIGILPITKNRKKEYNTDKTKLIFSYL, encoded by the coding sequence TTGAAAATTAACTTAGGTGGCCTTATCATTGAACAAGCAAATGCAGAAATTAGTATTCAGAACAGAGCTTTTCGAAATGGTGATGCTGTAAAAGAAATTTTACGATTTGTAAATGGTGAAATTATAGATTGGGAAGATCATTATTTTAATTTAATGGCCTCTATGCGTATTTATCGCATGAATATTCCATTAGATTTTACACCAGAATTTTTTCAAGAACAAATCAATTTAATAGCCGAAGCTAATCAAACTAAATCAGGTAAGGTCGAGTTTTTTGCCTTCCGAAATAATGAAGAAGATTATTTAAAAGCTTCAATTAATTATCTGATTTCTATTGAAAATAGTGAACAAGATTGGGAGTTTTTGCAAAGTGAAAACGAAATCGATGTTTATAAAGACTATGCTATCAACACAGCTTTTTATTCACTTGTTAACACGTATCGCCCAGAAGAAAATATTGCAGAAATCTACCGTTTAGAGAATGACTATGCAGATATTATTCTGTTGAATGCCAATAAAAAAATGGCACGTTCTTTACGAGGTGCTATTTTTGTGGTAAATGGAGAAACGATTCGTACACCCAAAAAGGAAGAAGGAGTAATAACAAGTGTTTTGCGAAATAATTTTATTACGAAGATCAATAAATCGGAAGAATTTAAAGTGGAGGAATCAGAAATTTTTCCATTCGAAATTCAGAAAGCAGAAGAAGTATTTATTTTGATAGATGGTATTGGGATATTACCAATTACCAAAAATAGAAAAAAAGAATATAATACGGATAAGACAAAGTTGATTTTTAGTTATTTGTAA
- a CDS encoding cold-shock protein — MNKGTVKFFNEEKGYGFIKDDESGKEYFVHVSGLADKVAQNDKVSFDLEQGKKGINAVNVKVI, encoded by the coding sequence ATGAATAAAGGAACTGTAAAATTCTTTAATGAAGAAAAAGGATACGGATTTATTAAAGATGATGAATCAGGAAAAGAGTACTTCGTACACGTTTCTGGTTTGGCAGACAAAGTAGCTCAAAATGATAAAGTATCATTTGACTTAGAACAAGGAAAAAAAGGTATCAACGCCGTTAATGTGAAAGTAATCTAA
- a CDS encoding DUF6515 family protein, translated as MRKIRFTLLGVAFTAMLAVGVNAQDRGHRGGERSNSSREVSRSQGNSRSEMAKSTNRVSRVEGNRIDRGNSKSDSWKNSNISSSRVESSRINRDNTAVISSRPSANRDSNNERYNRENNQGNRNNQGNRSESLKNRDFHKDPVRISSSSNNYRGNRPVSNVNVRNYHKYNYNNYNFYGNNGIYYRPYNSGYVRYMPYVGFRINVLPVGYVTINISNRNPFYFYEGVYYSPNRNYYEVVQAPIGAIVYALPAGYERINYDGEYLYEFGDVLYQKIYYRGSRAYQVVGYLD; from the coding sequence ATGAGAAAAATTAGATTTACACTTTTGGGAGTAGCTTTTACAGCCATGTTAGCTGTGGGTGTAAATGCTCAAGATAGAGGTCATAGAGGAGGTGAGAGAAGTAATTCTTCAAGAGAAGTATCAAGAAGCCAAGGGAATAGCCGTTCTGAAATGGCTAAAAGTACAAATAGAGTTAGTCGTGTCGAAGGAAATAGAATTGATCGAGGAAATAGTAAAAGTGATTCTTGGAAAAATTCGAATATAAGTTCAAGTCGTGTCGAAAGTTCACGAATCAATAGAGATAATACTGCTGTAATAAGTAGTAGACCAAGTGCGAACCGAGATAGTAACAACGAAAGATATAACAGAGAAAATAACCAAGGGAATCGAAATAACCAAGGGAATCGATCTGAGAGTTTAAAAAATAGAGATTTTCATAAAGATCCTGTTCGTATTAGCTCAAGTTCAAATAATTATAGAGGAAATCGCCCTGTGTCAAATGTTAATGTAAGAAATTATCACAAATACAATTATAACAATTATAATTTCTATGGTAACAATGGAATTTATTATCGTCCGTATAATAGTGGTTATGTAAGATATATGCCTTATGTAGGGTTCAGAATCAATGTTTTACCTGTAGGTTATGTAACAATTAATATTAGTAATCGTAATCCGTTTTATTTCTACGAAGGAGTTTATTATAGTCCAAATAGAAATTATTACGAAGTGGTTCAAGCTCCAATTGGTGCAATTGTTTATGCTTTACCAGCAGGTTATGAAAGAATAAATTATGATGGAGAGTATTTGTATGAGTTTGGAGATGTCTTATATCAAAAAATTTATTACAGAGGTTCAAGAGCTTATCAAGTAGTAGGTTATTTAGATTAG
- a CDS encoding KTSC domain-containing protein, with translation MKSVVEHRKLLGVDKNVTLKELKTIYRNTMKDAHPDKFVNDEAGKLEAEEKSKVVIEAYHFLVSVNPETHEKNKEEYTTTTTKSNIHDFYMDEQILKVEHLDGNHYEYFGVPKNTYIKMVNSDSPSRFARRHIYGKFTHRKAGEAMKD, from the coding sequence ATGAAAAGCGTTGTAGAACACAGAAAATTACTTGGAGTTGATAAAAATGTCACTCTAAAAGAGTTGAAAACAATTTACAGAAATACGATGAAAGATGCGCATCCTGATAAATTTGTGAACGATGAAGCAGGTAAATTAGAAGCTGAAGAAAAAAGTAAAGTCGTGATTGAAGCGTATCATTTTTTGGTAAGTGTTAATCCTGAAACACACGAAAAAAATAAAGAAGAATATACGACAACTACGACAAAATCTAACATTCATGATTTTTACATGGACGAACAGATTTTGAAAGTTGAACATTTAGATGGTAATCATTACGAATATTTCGGTGTTCCTAAAAATACCTACATCAAAATGGTAAATTCTGATTCACCAAGTCGCTTTGCAAGAAGACACATTTACGGTAAATTTACACATCGTAAAGCGGGTGAAGCAATGAAAGATTAA
- a CDS encoding MGMT family protein, which yields MTKIISDTYEKIYQIVCQIPEGRVSTYGLIAKSIGEKFSARVVGYAMNHSHHRDDVPAHRVVNRNGQLTGKHHFNPSSLMQQLLENEGIEIVNDKVVNFKEIVWDPNESH from the coding sequence GTGACAAAAATCATTTCTGATACTTATGAGAAAATTTACCAAATCGTTTGCCAAATCCCAGAAGGACGAGTTTCTACTTATGGATTGATAGCGAAAAGTATAGGTGAAAAATTTTCAGCACGTGTTGTTGGTTATGCAATGAATCATTCACACCATCGAGATGATGTTCCAGCTCATCGAGTGGTTAATAGAAATGGTCAATTAACAGGAAAGCATCATTTTAATCCTTCGAGTTTAATGCAACAATTGTTGGAAAATGAAGGTATAGAGATAGTAAATGATAAAGTGGTCAATTTTAAAGAAATTGTATGGGATCCGAACGAATCTCATTAA
- the metF gene encoding methylenetetrahydrofolate reductase [NAD(P)H]: MKVTEHIERANGKPLFSVEILPPLKGQDVNATFKTLDPLVELNPAFIDVTYHRQEYIYKQKEKGLLKRYQVRKRPGTVAICAAIQNHYKVDAIPHLICGGFTKEDTEDALIDLNFLGIDNVLVLRGDPIKSEKSFVPEVGGHAYASELIEQITALNTGNYLDDDLQESHPMDFCLGVAGYPEKHFESPNLAIDLHYLKKKVELGADYIVTQMFFDNQKYFDFVQKCRGMDINVPIIPGIKPLTTFNQLTKIPQNFYIDLPESLSMEVLKAKDKEAIKEIGLEWCVQQCKELMEFGVPGLHFYTMSNSINTKKVAEAIF, encoded by the coding sequence ATGAAAGTTACTGAACATATAGAACGTGCGAATGGAAAACCGTTGTTTTCTGTTGAAATTTTACCTCCTTTGAAAGGTCAAGATGTAAATGCAACGTTTAAAACTTTGGATCCTTTAGTGGAATTGAATCCTGCTTTTATCGATGTGACTTATCATCGACAAGAGTATATTTACAAACAAAAAGAGAAGGGTTTGTTGAAGCGGTATCAAGTGCGAAAACGACCTGGTACAGTAGCGATTTGTGCTGCTATCCAAAATCACTATAAAGTTGACGCAATTCCGCATTTGATTTGTGGTGGTTTCACAAAAGAAGATACAGAAGATGCTTTGATTGATTTGAATTTCTTGGGCATTGATAATGTATTGGTTTTACGAGGAGATCCGATTAAATCTGAAAAATCATTTGTGCCAGAAGTTGGTGGACATGCGTATGCTTCAGAATTAATTGAACAAATTACTGCTTTGAATACTGGAAATTATTTGGATGATGATTTGCAAGAATCGCATCCGATGGATTTTTGTTTGGGTGTAGCTGGTTATCCTGAAAAACATTTCGAATCGCCAAACCTTGCAATAGATTTGCATTATTTGAAAAAGAAAGTTGAATTGGGAGCTGATTACATTGTGACACAAATGTTTTTTGACAATCAGAAATACTTTGATTTTGTCCAAAAATGTCGAGGAATGGACATTAACGTTCCGATTATTCCTGGAATAAAACCGTTAACAACTTTTAATCAATTGACTAAAATTCCACAAAATTTCTACATCGATTTACCCGAATCTTTGTCGATGGAAGTGTTGAAAGCAAAAGATAAAGAAGCGATTAAAGAAATTGGCTTGGAGTGGTGCGTTCAGCAATGTAAAGAGTTAATGGAATTTGGTGTTCCTGGATTGCATTTTTATACGATGAGTAACTCGATTAATACAAAAAAGGTTGCTGAAGCGATTTTTTAA
- the pepE gene encoding dipeptidase PepE yields MIHPNYRLLVISTSTIYGSGYLEYIREEILDFLQTDELLFVPFARPSGISYDEYTNNVVTALQPFGIKVTGLHTYENPKEAICNAKAIFVGGGNTFLLLKTLYELGLIEAIRNTISEGVPYMGSSAGSNLTGLTIGTTNDMPIVYPPSFDALQFLPFNINPHYLDPDLNSTHKGETRETRINEFHKFNRQTVIGLREGSWLRVENGTIELKGDLTARIFKPNQSAIEVKSGILEESIYL; encoded by the coding sequence ATGATACATCCAAATTATCGATTGCTTGTGATTAGCACAAGTACAATTTATGGTAGTGGATATTTAGAATATATTCGAGAAGAGATTTTAGATTTTTTACAAACAGATGAATTACTTTTTGTTCCATTTGCGCGACCTTCTGGCATTTCGTACGATGAATACACGAACAATGTGGTTACTGCTTTGCAACCTTTTGGTATAAAAGTGACAGGTTTACATACTTATGAAAATCCGAAAGAAGCCATTTGTAATGCAAAAGCTATTTTTGTTGGAGGAGGAAATACGTTTTTATTACTTAAAACTTTGTACGAATTAGGTTTAATTGAAGCTATACGAAATACAATTTCTGAAGGTGTTCCATATATGGGTAGTAGCGCAGGAAGTAATTTGACAGGTTTAACAATTGGAACGACAAATGATATGCCTATTGTTTATCCACCAAGTTTTGATGCCTTGCAGTTTTTACCATTTAATATTAATCCTCATTATTTGGATCCAGATCTAAACTCTACGCATAAAGGTGAAACAAGAGAAACGCGAATCAACGAATTTCATAAATTTAATAGACAAACTGTAATCGGATTAAGAGAAGGAAGTTGGTTGAGAGTAGAAAACGGAACAATCGAATTGAAAGGAGATTTAACAGCTCGAATTTTTAAACCCAATCAATCGGCTATTGAAGTAAAATCGGGTATATTAGAAGAATCTATTTATTTGTAA
- the hemW gene encoding radical SAM family heme chaperone HemW, whose translation MAGIYIHIPFCKQKCSYCDFHFSTNLHNKSNLVKAINKELLLRKNEISQPLETIYFGGGTPSILSEIELESIFETIFKNYSTQNLKEVTLEANPDDLNQEKLKFLKSTPINRLSIGVQSFFEEDLQLMNRAHNAQEAERSIKLVQDFGFDNITIDLIYGSSTTTNDMWMKNLQKAINLNVPHISSYALTVEEKTILDHQIKKGITKPVDEDRQNEQFQLLVDTLTSNNFIQYEISNFGKENYFSLHNSNYWKGIHYMGIGPSAHSYNGKSRAWNIANNTKYIQAINQNNLPQEIEVLNEAERFNEMIMIGLRTIYGIDVDRINSEFSQPILDLFYQEINQLIKENLIIKQENKIILKPESKFFADGIASRLFYID comes from the coding sequence TTGGCAGGAATCTATATTCATATCCCCTTTTGTAAACAGAAATGTAGTTATTGTGACTTTCATTTTTCTACAAATCTTCACAACAAATCTAATCTGGTAAAAGCGATTAACAAAGAGCTTTTACTTAGAAAAAATGAAATATCACAACCACTTGAAACTATTTATTTTGGTGGAGGAACTCCTTCTATCCTTTCTGAAATAGAATTAGAAAGCATTTTCGAAACGATTTTTAAAAATTATTCAACCCAAAATTTAAAAGAAGTTACACTCGAAGCAAATCCAGATGATTTGAACCAAGAAAAACTTAAATTCTTAAAATCAACTCCTATCAATCGTCTTTCGATTGGTGTACAATCGTTTTTTGAAGAAGATCTACAATTAATGAACCGTGCACACAATGCACAAGAGGCAGAACGATCGATAAAACTTGTTCAGGATTTTGGTTTTGATAACATCACAATTGATTTGATATATGGTTCTTCGACAACTACTAATGATATGTGGATGAAGAATCTTCAGAAAGCAATAAATTTAAATGTTCCGCATATTTCTTCTTATGCTTTAACTGTTGAAGAGAAAACAATTTTGGATCATCAAATCAAAAAAGGAATCACAAAACCTGTTGATGAAGATCGTCAAAATGAACAATTTCAGCTCTTAGTTGATACCTTAACATCGAATAATTTTATACAATACGAGATTTCTAATTTTGGAAAAGAAAATTATTTTTCTTTGCATAATTCCAATTACTGGAAAGGAATTCATTACATGGGAATTGGTCCATCTGCTCATTCTTACAATGGAAAATCACGTGCTTGGAATATAGCCAACAATACAAAATATATACAAGCAATTAATCAAAATAATTTACCTCAAGAAATTGAAGTGTTAAATGAAGCTGAACGATTTAATGAAATGATAATGATCGGATTAAGAACTATATACGGAATAGATGTTGATCGAATAAATTCTGAATTTTCTCAACCTATACTTGACTTATTTTATCAAGAAATCAATCAGTTAATTAAAGAAAATCTTATCATCAAACAAGAAAATAAAATCATTTTGAAACCTGAATCAAAATTTTTTGCTGATGGAATTGCATCAAGATTATTTTACATCGATTAA
- a CDS encoding YqgE/AlgH family protein — MSIKSIKKGSILVAKPTLNNDIFQRSVILITEHLESGNIGFVLNHSSHIPISIFVSEIESTSIVFEGGPVDKENIYYLHKRPDLIRNSEKIIHNLYWSGNYDDVREAVNQKLIKENEIKFFMGYCGWAPKQITDELKNNSWTVRDLDFDIFEEWDADLWKNLMKKLGGENLIWLNTPADPSMN, encoded by the coding sequence ATGTCTATCAAAAGTATAAAAAAAGGAAGTATTTTAGTCGCTAAACCAACATTAAATAATGATATTTTTCAACGAAGTGTTATTTTAATTACCGAACACTTAGAATCTGGAAATATTGGTTTTGTACTTAATCATTCTTCACACATACCTATTAGTATTTTTGTTTCTGAGATAGAATCCACTTCTATTGTTTTTGAAGGTGGACCAGTTGATAAGGAAAATATTTATTATCTACACAAACGCCCTGATTTAATACGAAATAGTGAAAAAATAATTCATAATTTATATTGGTCTGGAAATTATGATGATGTGCGAGAAGCGGTAAATCAAAAGTTGATAAAAGAGAATGAAATTAAGTTTTTTATGGGTTATTGTGGTTGGGCTCCTAAACAAATTACTGACGAATTAAAAAATAATTCATGGACGGTAAGAGATTTAGATTTTGATATTTTCGAAGAATGGGATGCTGATTTGTGGAAAAATTTGATGAAGAAACTTGGAGGTGAAAACTTGATTTGGTTAAACACCCCCGCAGATCCTTCTATGAATTAA
- a CDS encoding nucleoid-associated protein has protein sequence MIDVKNAYIAFISLQKVGHKVREEANIFADKTLEYDESKEEQLVPFLLSPFKKTLEINHFTHYTEKLEFNVLYNQCKQMFDEETDFIDFSQEVLSHLYEKSLHPQIKSGEVFITLFENMMFDGIVCRGIGIYKLENKKKFLRFDESKGLDYNIWKGYKLEGIDKACLILDAYRDEGFRVYSIDDKNVESEYWKKNFLEIDLIKDNNYHTKKYMELITDFSNDFLLDKTDKKQQAEFISNSINVLNSNEIVTNEIFEDQVLKPFEIIDEFKEYKKDYSENNRVEFVESFEVSVPTLMKESKKIKSDIKLDTKINIKLDLTNPDAAEEYLERGFDEEKKMYYYKVYFNSEQ, from the coding sequence ATGATTGACGTTAAAAATGCTTACATCGCCTTTATCAGTTTACAAAAAGTAGGACATAAAGTTCGGGAAGAAGCAAATATTTTTGCTGATAAGACACTTGAGTATGACGAATCTAAGGAAGAACAATTGGTTCCTTTCTTATTAAGTCCGTTCAAAAAAACACTCGAAATTAATCATTTTACTCATTATACAGAAAAATTAGAATTTAATGTTTTGTATAATCAATGCAAGCAAATGTTTGACGAAGAGACCGATTTTATAGATTTTTCGCAGGAAGTTTTAAGTCATTTATATGAAAAATCATTGCATCCACAAATCAAGAGTGGAGAAGTTTTCATTACACTTTTCGAAAATATGATGTTTGATGGAATAGTATGTCGAGGAATTGGAATTTATAAGTTAGAAAACAAGAAAAAATTCTTACGTTTTGACGAATCAAAGGGATTAGATTATAATATATGGAAAGGTTATAAACTTGAAGGAATAGATAAAGCTTGTCTTATTCTTGATGCTTATCGTGACGAAGGATTTCGTGTATATTCTATTGATGATAAAAATGTAGAATCTGAATATTGGAAGAAAAATTTCTTAGAAATTGATTTAATAAAAGACAATAATTACCATACAAAAAAATATATGGAGCTGATTACTGACTTTTCAAATGATTTCTTATTAGACAAAACCGATAAAAAACAGCAGGCAGAATTTATTTCAAACTCTATCAATGTATTGAATTCAAATGAAATTGTAACCAACGAAATTTTTGAAGATCAGGTGTTAAAACCATTTGAAATTATTGATGAATTTAAAGAATACAAAAAAGATTACAGTGAAAATAATCGTGTAGAGTTTGTAGAATCCTTTGAAGTTTCTGTTCCTACTTTGATGAAAGAATCAAAGAAAATCAAAAGTGATATTAAATTAGATACAAAAATTAACATCAAATTAGATTTAACTAATCCAGATGCGGCGGAAGAATATTTGGAACGTGGATTTGATGAGGAAAAGAAAATGTATTATTACAAAGTGTATTTTAATTCAGAACAATAA
- the pdxH gene encoding pyridoxamine 5'-phosphate oxidase — protein sequence MKQDLSYKRKVYEKQAMNFDSLRENPIEQFRDWFLQAEDSDGVDEANAMSVATIGDDGFPRTRVVLLKRYTDEGFIFYTNYNSQKGKALLENPKVCLSFFWPFLERQIIIKGVAEKTSDNNSDGYFETRPRSSQLGAWISAQSSVIDEHQDLAAEELELEKKYEGKEIPRPEHWGGFLIRPTEIEFWQGRPSRLHDRVRYVLQEDFDWKKERLAP from the coding sequence ATGAAACAAGATTTAAGTTATAAAAGAAAAGTCTACGAAAAACAAGCCATGAATTTTGATTCGTTAAGAGAAAATCCTATCGAACAATTTCGTGATTGGTTCTTACAAGCTGAGGATTCTGATGGCGTAGATGAAGCAAACGCAATGTCTGTTGCAACGATTGGCGACGATGGTTTTCCGAGAACACGTGTCGTATTATTGAAAAGATATACAGATGAAGGATTTATTTTTTATACCAATTACAATAGTCAAAAAGGTAAAGCTTTGTTAGAAAATCCGAAAGTATGTTTATCATTTTTTTGGCCATTTTTAGAAAGACAAATTATTATAAAAGGTGTAGCTGAAAAGACGTCGGATAATAATTCGGACGGATATTTCGAAACACGACCTCGTAGTAGTCAGTTAGGAGCATGGATTTCTGCTCAAAGTTCTGTAATAGATGAACACCAAGATTTGGCTGCGGAAGAATTAGAGTTAGAAAAAAAATACGAAGGAAAAGAAATTCCTCGTCCAGAGCATTGGGGTGGATTTTTAATTCGACCAACAGAAATTGAGTTTTGGCAAGGACGTCCAAGTCGTTTACATGACAGAGTTCGTTATGTATTACAAGAAGATTTTGATTGGAAAAAAGAGCGTTTAGCTCCTTAA
- a CDS encoding ABC transporter ATP-binding protein, whose product MDFLLQAEGLTRKYKNKVALNNFSINIPQGSIYGLLGPNGAGKTTFIRIVNQITAPDSGTILLNGEPLTKKSIGQVGYMPEERGLYKNMKVGEQALYFAKLKGLSSAEARKRTEYWFEKLDMMSWWNKKLSELSKGMGQKVQFVITVIHNPSLLIFDEPFSGFDPVNAQIIANEILELRDKGTTIIFSTHRMESVEEMCDHVALINQSNKVLDGTIEEVRNQFKTGKFSIQLDEVASDALQNLANEFEISDMRNFNQRTEFNLLYNKETPTNEILQKLMQIGQVHQFKEIIPSMNDVFLEAVKQSSISNL is encoded by the coding sequence ATGGATTTTTTATTGCAAGCCGAAGGCTTAACAAGGAAATATAAAAATAAAGTTGCACTCAACAATTTTAGTATCAACATTCCACAGGGGTCTATTTATGGACTATTGGGACCAAATGGTGCTGGAAAAACAACGTTTATTCGTATTGTCAACCAAATTACAGCTCCTGATAGCGGAACAATTTTACTAAACGGAGAGCCTTTGACAAAAAAATCAATTGGTCAAGTTGGTTATATGCCAGAGGAACGTGGGTTATACAAGAATATGAAAGTAGGAGAACAAGCCCTTTATTTTGCGAAATTAAAAGGTCTTTCTTCTGCTGAAGCAAGAAAACGTACCGAATATTGGTTCGAAAAACTTGATATGATGTCTTGGTGGAATAAAAAATTGAGTGAACTTTCGAAAGGAATGGGACAAAAAGTTCAGTTTGTTATTACGGTTATTCATAATCCTTCGTTGTTAATTTTTGATGAACCTTTTAGTGGTTTTGATCCTGTAAATGCGCAAATCATTGCAAATGAAATTTTGGAATTAAGAGATAAAGGGACGACAATTATTTTTTCGACCCATAGAATGGAATCTGTTGAAGAAATGTGTGATCATGTTGCATTAATCAATCAATCTAATAAAGTGTTAGACGGAACAATAGAAGAAGTGAGAAATCAATTCAAAACTGGTAAATTTTCTATTCAATTGGATGAAGTAGCATCGGATGCTCTACAAAATTTAGCAAATGAATTTGAAATTTCTGACATGAGAAATTTTAATCAACGAACAGAGTTTAATCTTTTATACAATAAAGAAACACCAACAAACGAAATTTTACAAAAGTTAATGCAAATTGGTCAAGTTCATCAATTCAAAGAAATTATTCCTTCGATGAATGACGTATTTTTAGAAGCTGTTAAACAAAGTTCTATTTCTAATCTTTAA
- a CDS encoding ABC transporter permease, whose translation MKNIFLVAQREFFSQVKNKAFVIMTFLSPLLIVGAGAVIFFLSSANNSEVKNIAIVDESSEFITSFKSSKQMMFSIYTPQELKSIKDTLKGSEYLNAILHIPKNTDGNYENIEKNTELITNGNLGITDREKISRTISDKIEKEKQTKSGINETALEASKARVNLNVFNVSDGKEDKGMELKIALAMFLTYIIFMFVMIYGVKVMRSVVEEKNNRVVEIIISSVKPFELMMGKIVGTTMVAVTQFAIWIGMTMALLMIFPAIAASKMDMSQQMMNQAQLAESNPDMMQKITEISEVLLTFNYPLIIFVFIAYFILGYLFYSSVFAAIGSAVDNDTDTQQFTYFPLVPMMIGLYGSMTTFENPDGPVAFWLSMIPLTSPISMITRIPFDVPIWQLALSLFLLLISTIFMVYIAGKIYRIGILIYGKKPTVKEMIKWISYKN comes from the coding sequence ATGAAAAATATATTTTTGGTTGCGCAACGCGAATTTTTTTCACAGGTAAAAAATAAAGCGTTTGTTATTATGACTTTTCTTTCTCCTTTATTAATTGTTGGAGCAGGGGCGGTAATTTTCTTTTTAAGTTCTGCCAATAATTCAGAAGTCAAAAATATCGCAATTGTGGATGAAAGTTCTGAGTTTATTACATCGTTTAAATCTTCTAAACAAATGATGTTTAGTATTTATACGCCTCAAGAATTGAAATCAATAAAAGATACACTGAAAGGAAGTGAATATTTGAATGCCATTCTTCACATTCCAAAAAATACAGATGGTAACTATGAGAATATTGAAAAAAATACCGAGTTAATTACCAATGGTAATTTGGGAATCACAGATCGTGAAAAAATATCACGCACAATTAGTGATAAAATCGAGAAAGAGAAACAAACAAAGTCTGGTATCAACGAAACTGCATTAGAAGCTTCTAAAGCTCGGGTTAACTTGAATGTTTTCAATGTTTCGGATGGAAAAGAAGACAAAGGAATGGAGTTGAAAATTGCTTTAGCCATGTTTTTAACGTACATCATTTTTATGTTTGTGATGATATATGGTGTAAAAGTAATGCGCTCTGTTGTGGAAGAAAAAAATAACCGTGTGGTTGAAATCATTATATCTTCTGTCAAACCTTTCGAATTGATGATGGGTAAAATTGTGGGAACGACTATGGTTGCCGTTACTCAATTTGCGATTTGGATTGGAATGACTATGGCTTTGTTGATGATTTTTCCAGCCATCGCAGCGTCTAAAATGGATATGTCGCAACAAATGATGAACCAAGCTCAATTAGCAGAGTCGAACCCAGATATGATGCAGAAAATAACAGAGATTAGCGAAGTTTTATTGACATTTAATTATCCGTTAATTATTTTTGTATTTATTGCTTATTTTATTTTAGGTTATTTGTTTTACAGTTCAGTTTTTGCAGCAATTGGCTCGGCTGTAGATAATGATACAGATACACAACAATTTACATATTTTCCTTTAGTACCAATGATGATTGGACTTTATGGAAGCATGACGACTTTCGAAAATCCAGATGGTCCTGTCGCTTTTTGGTTATCGATGATTCCGCTAACTTCTCCAATTTCTATGATTACTCGAATTCCATTCGATGTTCCGATTTGGCAACTAGCGTTATCCTTATTTTTATTGTTAATCAGCACTATTTTTATGGTTTATATAGCTGGAAAAATTTACAGAATTGGAATTTTAATTTATGGTAAAAAACCAACCGTAAAAGAAATGATTAAATGGATCTCGTATAAAAATTAA